From a region of the Qipengyuania spongiae genome:
- a CDS encoding DMT family transporter, whose product MSGGPTGETLLAPRNLAAFLLVSLIWGGTWLVIRDQISTVPAQWSIVWRFVAATLGMFALAKWRGEPVRLPKGGQRWAMALGLMQFTLNFTFVYNAERFITSGLVAVMFALLVVPNAILGRILLKQPIRREFVIGSSIAAIGIGFLFFQEWRASPATLEEVLLGAGLTVAGILSASSANIIQALDGAKRLPFLTLLAWSMLWGVVINAAMALVLTGPPVFDPRPAFVLGTLYLGLLGSVVTFPLYYGLVRKVGAGQAAYTSVIVPVVAMALSTLFEGYVWGPVPIIGGVLTLGGMFVAMRARSAPPPRRAVPEP is encoded by the coding sequence ATGAGCGGAGGCCCGACGGGCGAGACGCTGCTCGCCCCGCGCAATCTTGCCGCCTTCCTGCTGGTCAGCCTGATCTGGGGCGGCACCTGGCTGGTGATCCGCGACCAGATTTCCACCGTTCCCGCCCAATGGTCGATCGTCTGGCGCTTTGTTGCCGCGACGCTCGGCATGTTCGCGCTGGCGAAGTGGCGGGGCGAGCCGGTGCGGTTGCCCAAGGGCGGCCAGCGCTGGGCGATGGCGCTGGGGCTGATGCAGTTCACGCTCAATTTCACCTTCGTCTACAATGCCGAGAGGTTCATCACGTCGGGGCTGGTCGCGGTGATGTTCGCCCTGCTGGTGGTGCCCAACGCCATTCTCGGGCGCATCCTGCTCAAGCAGCCGATTCGACGCGAATTCGTCATCGGTTCCTCGATCGCCGCGATCGGTATCGGCTTCCTGTTCTTCCAGGAATGGCGCGCTTCGCCTGCCACGCTCGAAGAGGTGCTGCTGGGGGCCGGGCTGACCGTGGCCGGCATTCTCTCGGCCAGTTCGGCCAACATCATCCAGGCGCTCGACGGGGCCAAGCGGCTGCCGTTCCTCACCCTGCTCGCCTGGTCGATGCTGTGGGGCGTGGTCATCAACGCCGCGATGGCGCTCGTGCTGACCGGCCCGCCCGTGTTCGATCCGCGCCCGGCCTTTGTGCTGGGAACGCTATATCTCGGCCTGCTGGGATCGGTGGTGACCTTCCCGCTCTATTACGGGCTGGTGCGCAAGGTCGGGGCGGGGCAGGCGGCCTATACCAGCGTGATCGTGCCGGTGGTGGCGATGGCGCTGTCGACTCTGTTCGAAGGATACGTCTGGGGACCGGTGCCGATCATCGGCGGCGTGCTGACATTGGGCGGCATGTTCGTCGCCATGCGCGCACGGTCCGCGCCGCCCCCTAGGCGTGCCGTTCCAGAGCCCTGA
- a CDS encoding GNAT family N-acetyltransferase, protein MSSQDITIEHRDNSGGGEYRARTAEGEHAGELTWHPGGDNVRVADHTGVPPSMRGRGIAEKLVLALIEDAREQGFTVRPACSYVAAQFKRHPEWSELHAG, encoded by the coding sequence ATGAGCAGCCAAGACATCACGATCGAGCACCGCGACAATTCGGGCGGCGGCGAATATCGCGCCCGCACGGCCGAGGGCGAACATGCGGGCGAACTGACCTGGCATCCGGGCGGAGACAATGTGCGCGTCGCCGACCATACGGGCGTGCCGCCCTCGATGCGCGGACGGGGAATCGCCGAAAAGCTGGTCCTCGCGCTAATCGAGGATGCGCGCGAGCAGGGCTTTACCGTCCGGCCCGCCTGTTCCTACGTCGCCGCGCAGTTCAAGCGGCACCCGGAATG
- a CDS encoding threonine aldolase family protein: MTRPRQFLSDNSAAVHPRLWEAMRAADAAQTPYDGDALSQELDARFGETFGRDCAALWVATGTAANCLALATMVQPHGGVVCHREAHIEMDEGGAPGFYLHGAKLLLVEGESAKLTPETITSVLDAIRDDVHQVQPHAISITQASEYGCAYRPGEVSAIAELARSRGLGFHMDGARFANATAFLGCSAGEAAKDVDALSFGCVKNGGMNAEAILFFDEGLADVARYRRKRAGHLQSKGRFLAAQLLAMLEGDLWLENAQQANAAAQEIAGACGERLMHPVEANELFVRCTAEEREALRAQGFEFYDWGPDAARLVTAWDTREDDALALAKAVSGL, encoded by the coding sequence ATGACCCGCCCCCGCCAGTTCCTGTCCGACAATTCCGCCGCCGTGCATCCCCGCCTGTGGGAGGCGATGCGCGCCGCCGACGCGGCGCAGACGCCCTATGACGGCGATGCGCTGTCGCAAGAGCTGGACGCGCGCTTCGGCGAAACCTTCGGCCGCGACTGCGCGGCGCTTTGGGTGGCAACCGGAACGGCGGCCAACTGCCTCGCGCTCGCCACCATGGTCCAGCCGCATGGCGGTGTCGTCTGTCACCGCGAGGCGCATATCGAGATGGACGAGGGCGGGGCGCCCGGCTTCTATCTCCACGGCGCCAAGCTGCTGCTGGTCGAAGGCGAGAGCGCGAAACTGACGCCCGAAACGATCACCTCGGTGCTCGATGCGATCCGCGACGATGTGCATCAGGTCCAGCCGCATGCGATCTCGATCACTCAGGCGAGCGAATATGGCTGCGCCTACCGGCCCGGCGAAGTCTCCGCGATCGCCGAACTGGCGCGCAGCCGCGGGCTCGGTTTTCACATGGACGGCGCACGCTTCGCCAATGCCACCGCCTTTCTCGGCTGCTCGGCGGGCGAGGCGGCGAAGGATGTCGACGCGCTCAGTTTCGGCTGCGTCAAGAATGGCGGGATGAACGCCGAGGCGATCCTGTTCTTCGACGAGGGGCTGGCCGATGTCGCCCGCTATCGCCGCAAGCGCGCCGGGCATTTGCAATCGAAGGGCCGGTTCCTCGCCGCTCAGCTTCTCGCCATGCTCGAAGGCGATCTCTGGCTGGAAAATGCGCAGCAGGCCAATGCCGCTGCGCAGGAGATCGCCGGGGCGTGCGGCGAGCGGCTGATGCACCCGGTCGAGGCGAACGAGCTGTTCGTGCGCTGCACGGCCGAGGAACGCGAGGCTTTGCGCGCGCAGGGCTTCGAATTCTACGACTGGGGGCCGGATGCGGCCCGCCTCGTCACCGCCTGGGACACGCGCGAGGACGATGCGCTGGCGCTGGCAAAGGCCGTGTCCGGCCTATGA
- a CDS encoding SDR family NAD(P)-dependent oxidoreductase, with protein sequence MARLFIFGLGYTAARIAESMEARGWRVDATGSSGNVAFDDEDAVRRALRESDQVLSSVPPAEGSDPVLDRYGRDLETLPLAYLSSTGVYGDAAGAWVDEASPTGGGRRSARAACDASWLALGARAFRLPGIYGPGRSALDRVREGKAHRIDLPDQIFSRVHVDDIVAGLVAAIEGGAPPGAYNLGDDLPASHNAVTEEACRLLGAEPPPLQTMDEAGLSPMARGFYAENRRVANGKAKRVLGWSPAYPTFREGLAAIRALERHA encoded by the coding sequence ATGGCGCGTTTGTTCATTTTCGGGCTCGGCTACACCGCCGCCCGCATCGCGGAAAGCATGGAAGCGCGCGGCTGGCGCGTCGATGCGACGGGCAGTTCGGGCAATGTCGCCTTCGATGACGAGGACGCCGTGCGCCGCGCCTTGCGCGAAAGCGATCAGGTCCTCTCCTCCGTCCCGCCCGCCGAGGGCAGCGACCCGGTGCTCGATCGCTACGGGCGTGATCTCGAAACCCTGCCGCTCGCCTATCTTTCCTCGACCGGCGTCTACGGCGATGCCGCCGGGGCCTGGGTCGACGAGGCCAGCCCGACGGGCGGTGGCCGGCGCAGCGCCCGCGCCGCATGCGATGCAAGCTGGCTGGCACTCGGCGCGCGGGCCTTTCGCCTGCCCGGCATCTACGGACCGGGGCGCAGCGCGCTCGACCGGGTGCGCGAGGGCAAGGCGCACCGCATCGATCTGCCCGACCAGATCTTCAGCCGCGTCCATGTCGACGATATCGTCGCGGGGCTGGTCGCCGCCATCGAAGGCGGCGCACCGCCCGGTGCCTACAATCTCGGCGACGATTTGCCCGCCAGCCACAATGCCGTGACCGAGGAAGCCTGCCGCCTGCTCGGTGCCGAGCCGCCGCCGCTCCAGACGATGGACGAGGCGGGCCTCTCGCCCATGGCGCGCGGTTTCTATGCCGAGAACCGCCGTGTCGCCAATGGGAAGGCGAAGCGCGTGCTGGGCTGGTCTCCCGCCTACCCCACCTTCCGCGAAGGGCTGGCCGCGATCAGGGCTCTGGAACGGCACGCCTAG